From the genome of Callithrix jacchus isolate 240 chromosome 7, calJac240_pri, whole genome shotgun sequence, one region includes:
- the LOC118143198 gene encoding LOW QUALITY PROTEIN: RNA-binding motif protein, X-linked 2-like (The sequence of the model RefSeq protein was modified relative to this genomic sequence to represent the inferred CDS: inserted 1 base in 1 codon): MKMNPLTKVKKIKEMNEREVQLGVADKVSWHFEYKDSAWIFLGGIPCELTEGDIICMFSQYREIVNINLVRDKKTGKSEGCCFLCYEDQRSTILAFDNFNGIKIKGRTIRVDHMSNYRAPKDSEEMDVTRELQEKGCGVRTPSPSLSESSEDEKPTKKHKNHKKXKKEKEKTDREVQAEQPSSSSRRSKTVKEKDDPGPKKHSIKNLERALKSEPREGRKLPRTAYSGAAEDLERELKKGKPKHEHKSSSRRETREEKTRDRDRGRSSDTHSSRHNGCCEGHGHRSRSRNQDKSHRHKRPQCSRERESSNPSDCRHY, encoded by the exons ATGAAGATGAACCCTTTAACTAAGGTGAAGAAGATCAAAGAGATGAATGAACGAGAGGTCCAGCTTGGGGTGGCCGATAAGGTGTCCTGGCACTTTGAGTACAAGGACAGTGCCTGGATCTTCCTGGGAGGGATTCCTTGTGAACTAACTGAAGGGGACATCATCTGTATGTTCTCACAATATAGGGAGATTGTTAACATTAATCTCGTGCGGGACAAGAAGACTGGGAAATCCGAAGgatgctgtttcctctgctatGAAGACCAGAGGAGCACAATTCTGGCCTTTGACAATTTTAATGGGATCAAGATCAAAGGAAGAACTATCCGAGTAGATCATATGTCTAACTATAGGGCTCCTAAGGACTCAGAAGAAATGGATGTGACCAGAGAGCTCCAGGAGAAGGGCTGTGGTGTTCGTACCCCCTCACCAAGTTTGTCTGAGAGCTCTGAAGatgaaaaaccaacaaaaaagcacaaaaaccacaaaa aaaagaaagaaaaagagaaaactgatcGGGAGGTACAGGCAGAGCAACCATCCTCTTCATCACGCAGAAGCAAGACAGTAAAGGAAAAGGATGACCCTGGCCCTAAGAAGCACAGCATCAAGAACTTGGAGAGAGCTCTGAAGTCAGAGCCCAGGGAGGGGCGGAAGCTCCCCAGGACTGCCTACTCTGGTGCAGCAGAGGACCTAGAGAGGGAGCTGAAGAAGGGGAAACCCAAGCACGAGCACAAGTCCTCAAGTCGGAGGGagacaagagaagaaaagacCAGGGATAGGGACAGAGGACGGAGTTCAGACACACATTCTAGCCGGCACAATGGGTGTTGTGAAGGGCATGGTCATAGAAGTAGAAGTAGGAACCAAGATAAATCCCATAGGCATAAAAGGCCCCAGTGTTCCCGGGAGCGGGAGTCTTCCAATCCCAGTGACTGTAGGCATTACTGA